A window of Geothrix edaphica genomic DNA:
ACCACCTCATCGCCCCAGATGGGCTTGCAGCAGGCGGCCAGGGCGTAGAGGATGCCCGCGGTGTCGCCCACCACCACCGAGTCCATGAGGTTCGAGGTGTTCTCCTTGGGCCGGGCCCGCTCGGGTTCGGGCACCAGGGGCTCGATGAGCTTGTGGACGCTGAGCCGGCCGAAGCCCAGGGCCGCATGCGCCGCGTCCCAGTTCGCCAGCTTCAGCTCCACCAGCCGCGCGTCGAGCTTGGCCTGGGACTCGGCATCGTCCAGGCGCACGCCCATGGCGCGGGCCTCGCGCTCCAGCCGCTCGCGGCCCAGGGTGATGGCGTGGGCGCGCTCCTCCTCGCGGATGAAGGCCTGGATGCGGCTCTTGGCGCCGGCGGACTTGACGAAGCCCAGCCAGTCCCGGCTGGGCTTGTGGTCGGGCCGGGTGAGGATCTCCACGCGGTCGCCGTTCTGGAGGATGTGCTTGAGCGGCACCATGCGCCCGTTGACCTTGGCGCCCACGCAGCGGTGGCCCACCTGGGTGTGGATGGCGTAGGCGAAGTCCACGGGCGTGCTGCCTTCCACGAGGCTGCGGAGATCGCCCTTGGGTGTGAAGACCTGGATGCGGTTGAAGGTCAGCTCGCCGCGCAGGTTGGCCACCAGGTCGCGGCTGTCCTGGGCGTCCTGGTGCAGCTCCACCATGCGGCGCAGGAAGGCCACCTGGTTGATCTCCAGGCGGTTGGCGATGCGGCCGTCCTTGTAGGTCCAGTGGCTGGCGATGCCGGCCTCGGCATGGGTATGCATCTCCTCCGTGCGGATCTGCACCTCGAAGATGTCGCCGGAGCTCATCAGCACCGTGGTGTGGATGCTCTGGTAGCCGTTCTCCTTGGGCAGGCTGATGTAGTCCTTGAACTTGCCGGGCACGGGCCGGTAGAGGCCGTGCACGAGGCCCAGGGCCGTGTAGCAGCTCGCGCGGTCCGGGCAGATGATGCGGTAGGCCAGCCAGTCGTGGATGTCGTCGAAGCCCTTGGCCTGGGCGCCCATCTTCTTCCAGATGCCGTACAGGTGCTTGATGCGGCCGGTGACGTGGGCGTTGATGCCCTGCTGGCGGAGGATGGCCTGGAGGGAGCCGTGGATCTCCTGGATGGTGCCGGCGAGCTTGGCGCGCTTGGCCTCCACCGCATTCCGCAGCTCCGCGTACTGCTCCGGCTCCAGCTGGCGGAAGGCCAGGTCCTCCAGCTCCAGGCGGACGAGGCCCATGCCCAGGCGGTTGGCCAGGGGCGCGTAGAGCTCCAGGGTCTCGCGGGAGATGCGGCGGCGCTTCTCCTCCTCCATGACGCCCAGGGTCTTCATGTTGTGCAGGCGGTCCGCCAGCTTCACCAGCAGCACGCGCACGTCCTTGCCCATGGCCACCAGCAGCTTGCGGACGTTCTCCGCGTTGAGCAGGTGCTTGTCCGTGAAGGCCAGCTTGCTCATCTTCGTGAGGCCGTCCACGATCTCGCCGATCTCGTCCCCGAACTGCGCCTTCACCTGGGGCAGGGTCATCAGGGTGTCTTCCACCACGTCGTGCAGCAGGCCGCAGGCCACGCTCGCGGCGTCCAGGCGCCAGTCGGCCAGGCTCTGGGCCACGGCCAGGGGATGGAAGAAATACGGCTCGCCGCTCTTCCGCAGCTGGGTGGCATGCATGTCCCGGCCCACGGTGAAGGCCCGGCGCAGCAGGACCACGTCCCCCTTGGGGTGGTGCTGCAGGAAGGCCGCCTTCACCCGGTCGAAGGCCCCGTCCAGGGTGAGGCAGGCGTCCCCTTCGCAGGCCGAGCCTTCCCCCTCGCGGAGGATGGGCTCCAGGGCTTTCCCGGGCACGGCCATGTTTGAGTGTCGCGCAGGGGCTGTCCAGACGCCAGACCGGAAGTGCGGGAAACAGGGGGGAAGCCTCGATCTGCCACACTTGTCGGATGCCGCGCCGCTCTGCCTCCGACGATTCCCCCGCCTACAAGGGCTGGACGCGCCCGGGGCCGGTGCCGCCGGGCGGAGTGGAGCTGGAGCCGGGCGAGACCCTCGACGGCCTGTGCGGCCACTGGCGGATCTTCCAGCTGGAGAAGGGCAACCGCTTCAGCACGGACGACCTGGTGACCGCCTGGTACGGGACCACCTGGTGCCCCAGCCCCGGGCGCATCGCCGACCTGGGCTCGGGCATCGGCAGCGTGGCCCTCATGGCGGCGTGGCGCTGTCCCGGCGCCACGGTGCACACGGTGGAGGCCCAGGAGCAGAGCCTGCGCCTGGCCCGGAAGAGCATCCGTCACAACGGCCAGGAGGGGCGGATCTTCCCGCGCCTGGGCGACCTCCGCGACCCCGCCCTGTTCGCGGGCGAGGCCCCCTTCGACCTGGTGACGGGCACGCCGCCCTACTGGCCCGAGGGCCACCGGCTGCCCGCCGCCCATCCCCAGTCCGTGCCCGCCCGTCTGGAGGTGCGTGGCAGCATCGCGGACTACGCCCAGGCCGCCGCCCGGCTCCTGGCCCCTGGCGGGATCTTCGCCTGCGTCTTCCCCAACGACCAGCGGGACCGCGCCCTGGCCGCCCTGGGCGAGGCCGGGCTGCTCTGCCTCCATCGCCGCGAGATCGTCTTCAAGGCCGGCGAGCCCTACGGCCTGGACGTCTTCGCCGCCGGGCGCCGCCAGGACTATCCGGACGATTTCGAAGCCAGGGCGCAGTGCCCGGAGGTGGAGCCGCCCGTCCTCATCCGCCGCGCCGATGGCAGCGTGGACCCCGCCATCGCCCGAG
This region includes:
- a CDS encoding RelA/SpoT family protein, which translates into the protein MPGKALEPILREGEGSACEGDACLTLDGAFDRVKAAFLQHHPKGDVVLLRRAFTVGRDMHATQLRKSGEPYFFHPLAVAQSLADWRLDAASVACGLLHDVVEDTLMTLPQVKAQFGDEIGEIVDGLTKMSKLAFTDKHLLNAENVRKLLVAMGKDVRVLLVKLADRLHNMKTLGVMEEEKRRRISRETLELYAPLANRLGMGLVRLELEDLAFRQLEPEQYAELRNAVEAKRAKLAGTIQEIHGSLQAILRQQGINAHVTGRIKHLYGIWKKMGAQAKGFDDIHDWLAYRIICPDRASCYTALGLVHGLYRPVPGKFKDYISLPKENGYQSIHTTVLMSSGDIFEVQIRTEEMHTHAEAGIASHWTYKDGRIANRLEINQVAFLRRMVELHQDAQDSRDLVANLRGELTFNRIQVFTPKGDLRSLVEGSTPVDFAYAIHTQVGHRCVGAKVNGRMVPLKHILQNGDRVEILTRPDHKPSRDWLGFVKSAGAKSRIQAFIREEERAHAITLGRERLEREARAMGVRLDDAESQAKLDARLVELKLANWDAAHAALGFGRLSVHKLIEPLVPEPERARPKENTSNLMDSVVVGDTAGILYALAACCKPIWGDEVVGYITRTRGTAIHRADCPQLNTATLHPERRVNVAWGKHGTELYDTEIALTTEDRPGMVAAISEGIQRVGINVQRFHGSATEEGAGLFHIALRVRDRAHLVELMAGLRRIRGVYTVERVKGSVFGKVK
- a CDS encoding tRNA1(Val) (adenine(37)-N6)-methyltransferase → MPRRSASDDSPAYKGWTRPGPVPPGGVELEPGETLDGLCGHWRIFQLEKGNRFSTDDLVTAWYGTTWCPSPGRIADLGSGIGSVALMAAWRCPGATVHTVEAQEQSLRLARKSIRHNGQEGRIFPRLGDLRDPALFAGEAPFDLVTGTPPYWPEGHRLPAAHPQSVPARLEVRGSIADYAQAAARLLAPGGIFACVFPNDQRDRALAALGEAGLLCLHRREIVFKAGEPYGLDVFAAGRRQDYPDDFEARAQCPEVEPPVLIRRADGSVDPAIARVRLAVGFPPGL